A region from the Halosolutus gelatinilyticus genome encodes:
- the gatD gene encoding Glu-tRNA(Gln) amidotransferase subunit GatD — MNPGDRVRVDRADRTYEGVLLPSSTDDHLVVKLEGGYNVGVDRDEADVAVLEEDVYEIDGAGAEESASTVEFDDDLPTISLISTGGTIASTVDYRTGAVTAQFDAEDVLRAVPDLAGRANYRGRVVANILSENMEPPIWRDLAQAVYEEIEAGADGVVVMHGTDTMQYSASALSFMLDTPVPIVFTGSQRSADRPSSDNVMNAVCAVEAAKSDCAEVLVCMHASQSDDACALHRGTRVRKNHTSRRDAFETVGAKPLGEIDYEACEAPRASNSRAATSRDTEAIEFRREYRERGAVELAVEPELEDDVELLKFTPGMDPAFLDVVEGSAGLVLEGTGLGHVHTDLIPRVEELIEDGTTVVMTSQCLEGRVCDRVYDTGRDLLDAGVIEAGDTLPGTAKVKLMWALANAENVAEAMGTSLAGELQARSVPWE, encoded by the coding sequence ATGAACCCTGGCGATCGCGTCCGCGTCGACCGCGCGGATCGCACGTACGAAGGCGTGTTGCTCCCCTCCAGCACGGACGATCACCTCGTGGTGAAACTGGAGGGCGGCTACAACGTCGGCGTCGATCGGGACGAGGCCGACGTCGCGGTGCTCGAGGAAGACGTCTACGAGATCGACGGCGCCGGCGCGGAGGAGAGCGCCTCGACCGTCGAGTTCGACGACGACCTGCCGACGATCTCGCTCATCTCGACCGGCGGGACGATCGCCTCGACGGTCGACTACCGGACCGGGGCGGTGACGGCGCAGTTCGACGCCGAGGACGTCCTGCGCGCGGTGCCGGACCTGGCGGGTCGCGCGAACTACCGCGGGCGGGTCGTCGCCAACATCCTGTCGGAGAACATGGAACCGCCGATCTGGCGGGATCTCGCGCAAGCGGTGTACGAGGAGATCGAGGCCGGCGCCGACGGCGTCGTCGTCATGCACGGCACCGACACGATGCAGTACTCGGCGTCCGCGCTCTCGTTCATGCTCGACACCCCCGTCCCGATCGTCTTCACGGGGTCGCAGCGGTCGGCCGATCGGCCCTCCTCGGACAACGTGATGAACGCCGTCTGCGCGGTCGAGGCCGCCAAGAGCGACTGCGCGGAGGTGCTGGTCTGCATGCACGCCTCCCAGTCCGACGACGCCTGCGCGCTCCACCGCGGCACCCGGGTGCGCAAGAACCACACCTCCCGACGGGACGCGTTCGAGACGGTCGGCGCGAAGCCGCTGGGCGAGATCGACTACGAGGCGTGCGAGGCCCCGCGGGCCTCGAATAGTCGAGCGGCGACGAGCCGCGACACCGAGGCGATCGAGTTCCGCCGGGAGTACCGGGAGCGCGGTGCCGTCGAACTGGCGGTCGAACCCGAGCTCGAGGACGACGTCGAACTCCTCAAGTTCACGCCCGGGATGGACCCCGCCTTCCTCGACGTCGTGGAGGGGAGCGCGGGTCTGGTCCTCGAGGGAACCGGGCTCGGACACGTCCACACCGACCTCATCCCCCGAGTCGAGGAGTTGATCGAGGACGGGACGACGGTCGTCATGACGAGCCAGTGTCTCGAGGGCCGGGTCTGCGATCGGGTCTACGACACGGGCCGCGACCTCCTCGACGCGGGCGTGATCGAGGCCGGCGACACCCTCCCGGGAACGGCGAAGGTGAAGCTGATGTGGGCACTCGCCAACGCCGAGAACGTCGCGGAAGCGATGGGGACCTCGCTGGCCGGCGAACTGCAGGCGCGGTCGGTCCCCTGGGAGTGA
- a CDS encoding GNAT family N-acetyltransferase, with protein MSGGDSGGSGDERIAVRRATHDDYDAVAAMVSDLWADRGGDYIPRVYHEWLEDEGDETKKTFVAEVDGAVAGIVQGVLLSDDEVWFQGMRVAPQHRRLGVSRRLNEACFAWARDRGATVGRIMVFSWNTAGLGAARGGGYEPVTEFRWAHPEPNADADADAGPGSVVDGGDSDAYAVANAPAAAWRYWTHSEARAHLDGLGLAPEETWAVRELTRADFDRFADETAVFAVEGDSGLVGAACRTRTYERSADDGGEGESEGREHSDGESTATETWAEYGVGAWEDVGAARALFAAIARDAAVLGADRTRVLIPETVGIVSDASYAGAAVSEEPDFVLGIDLAASANAP; from the coding sequence ATGAGCGGCGGAGACAGCGGCGGCAGTGGCGACGAGCGGATCGCGGTTCGCCGCGCGACCCACGACGATTACGACGCCGTCGCCGCGATGGTGAGCGATCTCTGGGCCGATCGGGGCGGCGACTACATCCCCCGGGTCTACCACGAGTGGCTCGAGGACGAGGGCGACGAGACGAAGAAGACGTTCGTCGCCGAGGTGGACGGCGCCGTCGCCGGAATCGTCCAGGGCGTCCTCCTCTCGGACGACGAGGTCTGGTTTCAGGGGATGCGCGTCGCGCCCCAACATCGCCGGCTGGGCGTCAGCCGGCGACTGAACGAGGCCTGCTTCGCGTGGGCCCGCGATCGGGGCGCAACCGTCGGCCGGATCATGGTGTTCTCGTGGAACACCGCCGGCCTCGGCGCCGCCCGCGGCGGCGGGTACGAACCGGTGACGGAGTTCCGGTGGGCGCACCCGGAGCCGAACGCGGACGCCGATGCGGATGCCGGTCCGGGATCGGTGGTCGACGGCGGCGACTCCGACGCGTACGCGGTCGCGAACGCTCCCGCCGCCGCGTGGCGGTACTGGACCCACAGCGAGGCCCGCGCCCACCTCGACGGCCTCGGCCTCGCCCCCGAAGAGACGTGGGCCGTCCGGGAACTGACGCGGGCCGACTTCGATCGCTTCGCTGACGAGACGGCCGTGTTCGCCGTCGAGGGCGACAGCGGCCTCGTCGGTGCAGCGTGTCGGACCCGAACGTACGAGCGATCGGCGGACGACGGCGGCGAGGGCGAGAGCGAGGGCCGCGAGCACAGCGACGGGGAGTCTACGGCCACAGAGACGTGGGCTGAGTACGGCGTCGGCGCGTGGGAAGACGTCGGCGCCGCGCGGGCGCTGTTCGCCGCGATCGCCCGAGACGCGGCGGTCCTCGGCGCCGATCGGACCCGCGTGCTGATCCCCGAGACGGTCGGGATCGTCAGCGACGCCTCTTACGCCGGAGCGGCGGTCTCCGAGGAGCCCGATTTCGTGCTCGGAATCGATCTCGCGGCGAGCGCGAACGCCCCGTAG
- a CDS encoding ubiquitin-like small modifier protein 1, which yields MPTEWKLFADLAERAGDKRVTVDADAGDTVGDALNALLADAPELETRVLDGEGELRSQINVLRNGTNVLVEEEGLETELDEGDELALFPPVSGG from the coding sequence ATGCCCACCGAGTGGAAGCTGTTCGCCGATCTGGCCGAGCGCGCGGGGGACAAGCGCGTCACCGTCGACGCCGACGCCGGCGACACCGTCGGGGACGCCCTGAACGCCCTGCTCGCCGACGCGCCCGAGCTTGAGACGCGCGTGCTCGACGGCGAGGGCGAGCTCCGATCGCAGATCAACGTCCTCCGCAACGGGACGAACGTCCTCGTCGAGGAGGAGGGCCTCGAGACGGAACTCGACGAGGGCGACGAACTGGCGCTGTTCCCGCCGGTCAGCGGCGGATAG
- a CDS encoding cation:proton antiporter regulatory subunit, giving the protein MIEPIVAQTVGGETLLDALVRILGFCALSAGTAAIAAVVFRWYSADELPDGVGILLGISMVAIWLNTKSALQDALIGNSELTDPETAVYTVATFVASAVAADAGRRLGDHLATDVFAVAAPRTIDDVTQLVRSAGRVVTVDLPEEIEDIEGYDPVDPETKAELAGETLLLPRRLADEAVRDRLVDRLKRDYGIGHVDVEFGENRAIEYLAVGSRLAGIGPTLAPGTVAVALRGDPAADASPGDAVRIWRRDGDEDEVPLKRVASGELRGNADDVVTVAVDADDAPALESESEHRLVTLPKNPGAERELVSLLRAADETVTTLAIDPDGPLVGVSVGSLPVLVLAIDRDGSPIALPPSEAALEAGDVAYALGRPEALRRVTAPDR; this is encoded by the coding sequence GTGATCGAGCCGATCGTCGCGCAGACGGTCGGCGGCGAGACACTCCTCGACGCGCTCGTCCGCATTCTCGGGTTCTGCGCGCTATCGGCCGGCACGGCGGCGATCGCGGCGGTCGTTTTCCGCTGGTACAGCGCCGACGAACTGCCGGACGGCGTCGGGATCCTTCTGGGCATCTCGATGGTCGCGATCTGGCTGAACACCAAGAGCGCGCTCCAGGACGCGCTCATCGGAAACTCGGAGTTGACCGATCCCGAAACGGCGGTCTACACGGTCGCCACGTTCGTCGCGAGCGCCGTCGCCGCTGACGCCGGCCGGCGCCTCGGCGATCACCTCGCGACGGACGTGTTCGCGGTCGCCGCCCCGAGGACGATCGACGACGTGACGCAACTCGTCCGATCGGCGGGCCGGGTCGTCACCGTCGATCTCCCCGAGGAGATCGAGGACATCGAGGGGTACGATCCGGTCGATCCGGAGACGAAAGCCGAACTCGCGGGCGAGACGCTCCTCCTCCCGCGACGGCTCGCCGACGAGGCCGTACGCGATCGGCTGGTCGATCGCCTCAAGCGCGACTACGGAATCGGGCACGTCGACGTCGAATTCGGCGAGAACCGCGCGATCGAGTACCTCGCGGTCGGCAGCCGGTTGGCGGGGATCGGTCCCACGCTGGCGCCCGGCACGGTCGCCGTCGCGCTTCGCGGCGATCCGGCGGCCGACGCGAGTCCGGGCGACGCCGTCCGGATCTGGCGCCGTGACGGGGACGAGGACGAAGTCCCCCTCAAACGCGTCGCCAGCGGCGAACTCCGCGGGAACGCCGACGACGTCGTCACCGTCGCCGTCGACGCCGATGACGCGCCGGCGCTCGAATCCGAGTCCGAGCACCGGCTGGTGACGCTGCCCAAGAATCCGGGCGCCGAGCGCGAACTCGTCTCCCTGCTCCGAGCCGCCGACGAAACGGTGACGACGCTCGCGATCGACCCCGACGGCCCGCTCGTCGGCGTTTCCGTCGGTTCGCTGCCCGTTCTGGTGCTCGCGATCGACCGCGACGGGAGTCCGATCGCCCTGCCGCCGTCCGAGGCGGCGCTCGAGGCCGGGGACGTCGCCTACGCGCTCGGCAGGCCGGAGGCGCTCCGGCGCGTGACCGCTCCCGACCGGTGA
- a CDS encoding potassium transporter TrkA, with protein sequence MELPALPVEILLGLYLGLLTGIVPALVAGSLGFLVRYFTGVTLPGFGVVVLALSIASVQGGLLGLVEPSIAQSPRLLVAVLVVLMLALYAHNQGDKLGAELPRRLSLTSLRQRTLSADVVELVGSVGQVTVRPTGEIRDMEGYPPLSPDLRTALRTGSWRLPADLPLSELEVRLEERLRTDHDLADVEVSIDERARATIAAAPPSGGLSRRIAAGRRAVSIATLVPTGLARGDEVTVRTDSGSIEGTVVSVRTELDEERDDALAETIDPTGTAATDGGEDDPKTNPVAGSSGSSAGGIGRVTLAVARREVKPLLEATTPHLVVKSRGTNREFEAFALVKRTGCVVRRVTVGSADGIETTIPSADVTVLAVRRQGSETGGRRHGWVFGPGIERPLAPDDEVFVAGPERTADEFAEAIAG encoded by the coding sequence ATGGAACTTCCGGCGCTTCCCGTCGAGATATTGCTCGGTCTCTATCTCGGACTGCTGACCGGAATCGTGCCGGCGCTGGTCGCCGGCTCGCTCGGCTTTCTCGTCCGCTACTTCACCGGCGTCACGCTGCCCGGGTTCGGCGTGGTCGTTCTCGCGCTATCGATCGCCAGCGTCCAGGGCGGATTGCTCGGCCTCGTCGAACCGAGCATTGCCCAGTCGCCGCGGTTGCTGGTCGCGGTACTAGTCGTCCTGATGCTCGCGCTCTATGCGCACAATCAGGGCGACAAACTCGGCGCCGAACTTCCGCGACGGCTCTCGCTGACCTCCCTTCGCCAGCGGACGCTCTCCGCCGACGTGGTCGAACTCGTCGGCAGCGTCGGGCAGGTGACGGTCCGCCCGACCGGCGAGATCCGCGACATGGAGGGGTATCCGCCGCTCTCTCCGGACCTTCGGACGGCGCTCAGGACCGGCTCGTGGAGGCTTCCGGCCGACCTTCCGCTCTCCGAACTCGAGGTGCGCCTCGAGGAACGACTTCGCACGGACCACGACCTCGCGGACGTCGAGGTCTCGATCGACGAACGGGCGCGGGCGACGATCGCCGCCGCGCCGCCGTCGGGCGGCCTCTCGAGGCGGATCGCCGCCGGCCGACGCGCGGTCTCGATCGCGACGCTGGTGCCGACGGGGCTGGCCCGCGGCGACGAGGTGACCGTCCGGACCGACTCGGGGTCGATCGAGGGAACGGTCGTCAGCGTTCGAACCGAATTGGACGAAGAGCGCGACGACGCCCTCGCCGAAACGATCGACCCGACGGGGACGGCCGCCACCGACGGCGGCGAGGACGATCCGAAGACGAACCCGGTCGCCGGATCGAGCGGCTCAAGCGCCGGCGGGATCGGCCGCGTCACCCTCGCCGTCGCCCGTCGAGAGGTCAAACCGCTGCTGGAAGCGACGACGCCCCACCTCGTGGTGAAATCGAGGGGGACGAATCGCGAGTTCGAAGCGTTTGCCCTGGTCAAACGAACCGGCTGCGTCGTTCGTCGCGTCACCGTGGGATCGGCCGACGGGATCGAGACGACGATCCCATCCGCCGACGTGACCGTGCTCGCGGTTCGACGGCAGGGGAGCGAAACCGGCGGTCGTCGACACGGCTGGGTGTTCGGCCCCGGAATCGAGCGCCCGCTCGCGCCCGACGACGAGGTCTTCGTCGCTGGGCCGGAGCGGACCGCGGACGAGTTCGCGGAGGCGATCGCCGGATGA
- a CDS encoding inorganic phosphate transporter, whose amino-acid sequence MVSAILVLGVLVAIFVGVNIGGSSTGIAWGPAVGAGAIGKTAAAVLMTVFVFLGGWTVGRNVIATMGEDIVPPEIFTLPVAVVVLFFIGLGMLVANVFGVPVPTSMTAVGAIAGLGVATDSLDWVTMGRIVSWWVVTPIIAFWIGGVVGRYVYPHLDRYFRIEQSEGPLLVFDRSGAIPRPARGPGTTRQEFLTTILIVVIACYMAYGAGASNVANAVAPLVGSGALAIGGYEGADVGIVVGAVAISIGGFTIARRTMEAVGNDLTELPLLAALIVAVTAASITTFLSAIGIPISLVMATVMTIVGLGWGRASRTASIIGLARGEEELELSMNVLTEEPSEEVPKIGEEEPEDVLDANDLVRPDAVARFVAFWIIGPSASAGLSFAFFFLVPV is encoded by the coding sequence ATGGTCTCTGCGATCCTTGTTCTCGGCGTTCTCGTGGCGATCTTCGTCGGCGTCAACATCGGCGGCTCGTCGACGGGAATCGCGTGGGGGCCGGCGGTCGGCGCGGGCGCGATCGGCAAGACGGCGGCCGCCGTCCTGATGACGGTGTTCGTCTTTCTCGGCGGCTGGACGGTCGGTCGTAACGTCATCGCGACAATGGGAGAGGATATCGTCCCGCCCGAGATCTTCACGCTACCGGTCGCGGTCGTCGTCCTGTTTTTCATCGGTCTGGGGATGCTCGTCGCGAACGTCTTCGGCGTCCCCGTCCCGACCTCAATGACCGCCGTCGGCGCGATCGCCGGTCTCGGCGTCGCGACCGACTCGCTAGACTGGGTGACGATGGGGCGGATCGTCTCCTGGTGGGTCGTCACGCCGATCATCGCGTTCTGGATCGGTGGCGTCGTCGGCCGCTACGTCTACCCCCACCTCGATCGCTATTTCCGAATCGAGCAGTCCGAGGGACCGCTGCTCGTGTTCGATCGCTCGGGCGCGATCCCGAGGCCGGCGCGGGGACCCGGCACGACGCGTCAGGAGTTTCTCACGACGATCCTGATCGTCGTCATCGCGTGTTACATGGCCTACGGCGCCGGCGCGAGCAACGTCGCGAACGCGGTCGCGCCGCTGGTCGGCAGCGGGGCGCTGGCGATCGGCGGCTACGAGGGGGCCGACGTCGGTATCGTCGTCGGCGCGGTGGCGATCAGCATCGGCGGCTTCACGATCGCCCGGCGGACGATGGAGGCCGTCGGGAACGACCTCACCGAACTGCCGCTGCTCGCTGCGCTGATCGTCGCCGTCACCGCGGCGTCGATCACCACCTTCCTCTCCGCCATCGGCATCCCGATCAGCCTCGTGATGGCGACGGTGATGACGATCGTCGGCCTCGGCTGGGGCCGTGCGAGCCGAACCGCGAGTATCATCGGGCTGGCCCGCGGCGAGGAGGAACTCGAACTGTCGATGAACGTCCTCACCGAAGAGCCGTCGGAGGAGGTGCCGAAGATCGGCGAGGAGGAGCCGGAAGACGTGCTGGACGCCAACGACCTCGTCCGCCCGGACGCGGTCGCCCGGTTCGTCGCGTTCTGGATCATCGGTCCATCCGCCTCCGCTGGCCTCTCGTTCGCGTTTTTCTTCCTCGTGCCCGTCTGA
- a CDS encoding FxLYD domain-containing protein, with the protein MTRPERTSRRRVLASVGAGIAAVAGCLDDGGFGGEPTYEDGSVGEVNASNATNRSETEMAAAEAVAQREPNTSVTPLDPLSLVDHRFVVEDGYLGSTVQGTVENTGSDRIEIVEVRVRVYDETGSQLGRYLASTGDLDGGSSWAFQVVVLKPPGDIADYDIAVLGTPT; encoded by the coding sequence ATGACTCGACCGGAGCGGACGAGCCGCCGGCGGGTGCTCGCGTCGGTCGGAGCGGGCATCGCGGCGGTCGCCGGCTGTCTCGACGACGGCGGGTTCGGCGGCGAACCGACCTACGAGGACGGCTCCGTCGGCGAGGTAAACGCCAGCAACGCCACCAACCGATCGGAGACCGAGATGGCCGCTGCGGAGGCGGTCGCCCAGCGGGAGCCGAACACGTCCGTGACGCCGCTCGACCCCCTCTCGCTGGTCGACCACCGCTTCGTCGTCGAGGACGGCTATCTCGGTTCGACGGTCCAGGGAACCGTCGAGAACACGGGGAGCGATCGGATCGAGATCGTCGAAGTCCGCGTCCGCGTCTACGACGAGACCGGCTCCCAACTCGGTCGGTACCTCGCCAGTACCGGCGATCTCGACGGCGGATCGTCGTGGGCGTTTCAGGTCGTCGTTCTCAAACCGCCGGGGGACATCGCCGACTACGACATCGCGGTACTCGGAACGCCGACGTGA
- a CDS encoding class I SAM-dependent methyltransferase: protein MKESEPSVENHYDAIADAWETFTQAPWKAELLWPTTRSLLPEVGGKRVLDAGCGNGTYSNWLAERGADVVGIDASREMIEVARREHGDSAEFQRVDLDDIIPFSDDRFDLVLSQHVFSHLPDLEGPITEFARTLESGGSLVVSTHNPVHDFLVVWDRDYPETSAIDGMELDPVVDPDPERPTYHDTEQFEIYWNGPESSNPGAYYRRSVSELLQPLLDAGFALEELVEPDLRDVWEERDPDVPSELFRRPPRSICYRAMR from the coding sequence ATGAAAGAAAGCGAGCCGTCAGTCGAGAACCACTACGACGCGATCGCCGACGCGTGGGAGACGTTCACCCAAGCGCCGTGGAAAGCCGAACTCCTGTGGCCGACGACCCGGTCGCTGCTGCCGGAAGTGGGTGGCAAACGCGTTCTCGACGCGGGGTGTGGTAACGGCACGTACTCGAACTGGCTCGCAGAGCGGGGCGCCGATGTCGTCGGGATCGACGCGAGTCGGGAGATGATCGAGGTGGCTCGACGAGAGCACGGCGACAGCGCCGAGTTTCAACGGGTCGACCTCGATGACATCATTCCGTTCTCCGACGATCGGTTCGACCTCGTCCTCAGCCAGCACGTCTTCTCGCACCTCCCGGATCTCGAGGGGCCGATCACCGAGTTCGCCCGCACTCTCGAATCCGGCGGTTCGCTGGTGGTCTCAACGCACAACCCGGTGCACGATTTCCTCGTCGTATGGGACAGGGACTACCCCGAGACGAGCGCGATCGACGGGATGGAACTGGACCCAGTCGTCGATCCCGATCCGGAACGGCCGACCTACCACGACACAGAGCAGTTCGAAATCTACTGGAACGGGCCGGAAAGTTCGAATCCCGGCGCCTACTACCGCCGTTCTGTGTCCGAGTTACTGCAACCGCTCCTGGACGCGGGATTCGCTCTCGAGGAACTCGTCGAACCGGACCTTCGAGACGTCTGGGAGGAACGCGACCCGGACGTTCCCTCGGAGTTGTTCCGTCGGCCGCCTCGATCGATCTGCTACCGGGCGATGCGCTGA
- a CDS encoding PspA/IM30 family protein, with amino-acid sequence MGILSRTSYVIRSKINSVLNRAEDPTETLDYSYEQMRDQLQDVKRGIADLTTQKKRLEMQKKRLEENVEKHNQQARTAVQQDREDLARRALEKKKTKMNQIEDLERQISDLQSQQDQLIEQKNELQSRIEEFRTKKETMKARYEAAEASSQVNEAITATGEEFEDVGRAIERAEEQTDDMEARAAAMDELHQSGAFDDVLSDKDQIDRELEDLSTDSGVEAELETLKSEMGADETQTEPADAEDVDAEDVDKSEIEDLEAEVDDEEIEDELAELQEEEGQ; translated from the coding sequence ATGGGCATCCTCTCTCGGACCTCGTATGTCATCCGGTCGAAGATCAACTCGGTGCTCAATCGGGCGGAAGATCCGACGGAGACGCTCGATTACTCCTACGAGCAGATGCGCGACCAGCTTCAGGACGTCAAACGCGGGATCGCGGATCTCACCACGCAGAAAAAGCGCCTGGAGATGCAGAAAAAGCGCCTCGAGGAGAACGTCGAGAAACACAACCAGCAGGCTCGGACGGCGGTCCAGCAGGACCGAGAGGATCTGGCGCGGCGCGCCTTGGAGAAGAAGAAGACGAAGATGAACCAGATCGAGGATCTCGAGCGCCAGATTTCGGACCTCCAGAGCCAGCAGGATCAACTGATCGAGCAGAAGAACGAACTCCAGTCGCGAATCGAGGAGTTCCGCACCAAGAAGGAAACGATGAAGGCCCGCTACGAGGCGGCCGAAGCGAGTTCCCAGGTCAACGAGGCGATCACGGCCACGGGCGAGGAGTTCGAGGACGTCGGCCGCGCCATCGAGCGCGCCGAGGAGCAGACCGACGACATGGAAGCGCGGGCGGCCGCCATGGACGAACTCCACCAGTCCGGCGCGTTCGACGACGTCCTCTCGGACAAGGACCAGATCGATCGCGAACTCGAGGACCTCTCGACCGACAGCGGCGTCGAGGCCGAACTCGAGACGCTCAAGTCCGAAATGGGCGCCGACGAGACCCAGACCGAACCCGCCGACGCCGAGGACGTCGACGCCGAGGACGTCGACAAATCGGAGATCGAAGACCTCGAAGCCGAGGTCGACGACGAAGAGATCGAAGACGAACTCGCGGAGCTGCAGGAAGAAGAAGGACAGTAG
- a CDS encoding alpha/beta hydrolase: MTDVLVPGGRDVRGTLDGPADAETIVVACPPHPQQRGTRSDRRLTAVSDALADRGLACLRFDYGPWDEGHGERADARNAVRWAQDEGYDRVGLFGFSFGAGEALFAAADLEGAIAAVSVLAPPARLGDDDDLDVREALAALECPVQVCYGERDTTVDWEPIVERARERGDDVVALPGDHFFVGQHGRIAETIGDFLGRTLAPSA; the protein is encoded by the coding sequence ATGACCGACGTCCTCGTTCCGGGCGGTCGCGACGTTCGCGGGACCCTCGACGGCCCGGCCGACGCCGAGACGATCGTCGTCGCCTGCCCGCCCCACCCCCAACAACGCGGCACGCGCTCCGACCGACGACTGACCGCAGTGAGCGACGCGCTCGCCGATCGCGGGCTCGCCTGCCTCCGGTTCGATTACGGCCCGTGGGACGAGGGCCACGGCGAGCGCGCGGACGCTCGCAACGCCGTTCGCTGGGCCCAGGACGAGGGGTACGATCGCGTCGGTCTCTTCGGCTTCAGTTTCGGCGCCGGCGAAGCCTTATTCGCGGCGGCCGATCTCGAGGGGGCGATCGCGGCGGTGTCCGTCCTCGCGCCGCCGGCGCGCCTCGGCGACGACGACGACCTCGACGTCCGCGAGGCCCTCGCCGCCCTCGAGTGCCCGGTGCAGGTGTGTTACGGTGAGCGGGACACGACGGTCGACTGGGAGCCGATCGTCGAGCGCGCGCGGGAGCGCGGCGACGACGTCGTGGCGCTGCCGGGCGATCACTTCTTCGTCGGCCAGCACGGTCGGATCGCGGAGACGATCGGAGATTTCCTCGGGCGGACGCTGGCCCCTTCGGCGTAG